The Allocoprobacillus halotolerans nucleotide sequence TACAAAAGATATGGATTATCATATGTTTTTACAATATTTCTTTTTCTTACAATGGCAACAATTAAGAAATTATGCCCATCAAAAAAATATTGAAATTATTGGTGATATGCCTATTTATGTTGGCTTGGATTCAGCGGATGTTTGGCAGAATCGTGAAAGTTTCTTATTAGAAGAAGATGGAACACCATCTTTTGTGGCGGGTGTACCACCAGATTATTTTAGTAAATTTGGTCAAAGATGGGGAAATCCTCTTTATGATTGGGAATATTTAAAAAAACATGATTATACTTTCTGGGTGGAACGTATGAAAGCATCGCAACAAATGTATGATTGCGTACGCATTGATCATTTTAGAGCTTTTGATACTTATTGGGAAATTCCAGCTAGTGAACCAACTGCGGTTATTGGAAAATGGATTGAAGGACCTGCTTATGATTTGTTTGATGCTTTATATGCCAAAGTTCAGAATTTATCTATTTTAGCTGAGGATTTAGGTGATTTAAGAAGTGAAGTTTATCAATTAAGAGATTATTATCATTTAAAAGGAATGTATGTTTTTCAATTCCATTATGCCTCAGATTTTGATTTTTCTAAGGTCGTTGTTTATAGTGGAACTCACGATAATGATACATTAAATGGCTGGTTAAAAACACTTAAGAAAGCAGAATATAAAAAGTTAGAAACATTATT carries:
- the malQ gene encoding 4-alpha-glucanotransferase; the encoded protein is MRKQKQEYYQLAFSRFVPDDDYYAFVEKNKSWLYAYAVFRVFKTYHHERSWIEWEEEYKNFQQDQTFSLLPFTKDMDYHMFLQYFFFLQWQQLRNYAHQKNIEIIGDMPIYVGLDSADVWQNRESFLLEEDGTPSFVAGVPPDYFSKFGQRWGNPLYDWEYLKKHDYTFWVERMKASQQMYDCVRIDHFRAFDTYWEIPASEPTAVIGKWIEGPAYDLFDALYAKVQNLSILAEDLGDLRSEVYQLRDYYHLKGMYVFQFHYASDFDFSKVVVYSGTHDNDTLNGWLKTLKKAEYKKLETLLKDYSETWMYQKILHYCLDLEAQEVIIPVWDIMGKDSDCRFNVPGQIGSPNWEYHLTDFKEFDVYLEQFSHMIKESQRGDES